From the genome of Campylobacter concisus, one region includes:
- the accB gene encoding acetyl-CoA carboxylase biotin carboxyl carrier protein: MKKEDIKELIEFFNDMEMNHIKIKSGDFEVELEKFSDYCAPAKPAAQAPAPAPVNVVVNSEVKPAANSPKDSIKSPMVGTFYAAPSPGAAPFVKVGQRVRKGDVVGIIEAMKIMNEIEAEFDCQITEMLVSDGQPVEFGLPLFGVEKN, encoded by the coding sequence ATGAAAAAAGAAGATATAAAAGAGCTTATCGAATTTTTTAATGATATGGAGATGAATCATATCAAAATAAAAAGTGGTGATTTTGAGGTAGAGCTTGAAAAATTTTCAGATTATTGCGCGCCTGCTAAACCAGCAGCACAAGCACCAGCTCCAGCACCTGTAAATGTAGTCGTTAATTCAGAGGTAAAACCAGCCGCAAACTCACCAAAAGATAGCATAAAATCTCCTATGGTAGGTACTTTCTATGCTGCTCCAAGCCCAGGCGCTGCCCCATTTGTAAAAGTAGGCCAAAGAGTAAGAAAAGGCGATGTAGTAGGTATTATTGAGGCTATGAAGATAATGAACGAGATCGAGGCTGAGTTTGACTGCCAGATCACTGAGATGCTAGTCTCTGACGGACAGCCAGTTGAGTTTGGATTGCCGTTATTTGGCGTGGAGAAAAATTAA
- the pseF gene encoding pseudaminic acid cytidylyltransferase: MICIIPARGGSKRIPGKNIKDFLGKPLIAYSIEAALNSKVFSEVIVSTDDEMIANVAREFGANVPFFRDASLSDDYATSTDVIKDAIRRANSSFSDVCCLYATAPLITAEILKKAAGEFKRQECKFLFSATAFDFPIQRAIKLDENARVSMFYPQFEKTRSQDLEPAFHDAGAFYFGKKEAWLECSALFAPHSKAYLLPRNLVCDIDTLEDFEFTKKLYLINNGKI; encoded by the coding sequence ATGATCTGTATCATCCCAGCAAGAGGTGGCAGCAAGAGAATACCTGGCAAAAACATCAAAGACTTTTTAGGCAAGCCCTTAATCGCATATAGCATCGAGGCTGCGCTAAATTCTAAAGTTTTTAGCGAAGTGATCGTAAGCACCGATGACGAAATGATCGCAAATGTGGCTAGAGAATTTGGAGCTAACGTGCCATTTTTTAGAGATGCGAGCCTAAGCGATGACTACGCGACAAGCACTGACGTGATAAAAGACGCGATAAGGCGCGCAAATTCTAGCTTTAGTGACGTCTGCTGTCTTTATGCGACAGCGCCACTGATAACGGCTGAAATTTTAAAAAAGGCCGCAGGAGAGTTTAAAAGGCAGGAATGTAAATTTTTGTTTTCAGCGACTGCGTTTGATTTTCCTATACAAAGGGCGATAAAACTTGATGAAAATGCTAGAGTTAGCATGTTTTATCCGCAGTTTGAAAAGACACGCTCGCAAGATCTTGAGCCTGCTTTTCATGACGCTGGGGCATTTTATTTTGGCAAAAAAGAGGCTTGGCTGGAGTGCAGTGCTTTGTTTGCGCCACATTCAAAAGCATATTTGCTGCCAAGAAATTTAGTCTGTGACATAGATACGCTAGAGGATTTTGAGTTTACTAAGAAGCTTTATTTGATAAATAATGGAAAGATTTGA
- the pseG gene encoding UDP-2,4-diacetamido-2,4,6-trideoxy-beta-L-altropyranose hydrolase, protein MKEFKGLPLLKTLVRADSSSKIGHGHIRRDLLLAKKFSDISFASLRLDGDIFDEINYPRFSLRSGEIDELCKLIKDNKFELLIIDHYGFSFEKERAIKEKTGIKILSFDDTYEKHFADYILNVNLYAQKARYEGLVEKNCEVFCGNEFLLVRDEFYEEAQVKREKIYDYAIILGGTDISGLSAKISEKLLLKKLKTAVITTSGNKNLSVLKELSSKSENFSLFVDSKSVAKLMNEAKMLIITASSLVNEVYVLGAKFKAICVADNQKEIFAWLKENGYEAYWGDEICLSL, encoded by the coding sequence TTGAAAGAATTTAAAGGACTCCCCCTGCTAAAAACGCTCGTGCGCGCCGATAGTAGCAGTAAGATAGGGCATGGGCACATCAGGCGAGATCTTTTGCTTGCTAAAAAATTTAGCGACATCTCATTTGCGTCTTTGAGGCTAGATGGTGACATTTTTGATGAGATAAACTACCCTAGATTTAGCTTAAGAAGTGGCGAGATAGATGAGCTTTGTAAGCTTATAAAAGATAATAAATTCGAGCTTCTCATCATCGATCACTACGGCTTTAGCTTTGAAAAAGAAAGAGCTATAAAAGAAAAAACTGGCATTAAAATTTTATCATTTGACGACACTTATGAAAAACATTTTGCAGACTATATTTTGAATGTAAATTTGTATGCACAAAAGGCAAGATATGAGGGGCTGGTAGAAAAGAACTGCGAGGTATTTTGTGGAAACGAGTTTTTGCTAGTTAGAGATGAGTTTTATGAAGAAGCGCAGGTAAAAAGGGAGAAAATTTACGACTATGCTATCATTCTTGGAGGTACTGATATCTCAGGGCTAAGTGCAAAAATTTCAGAAAAACTGCTTCTTAAAAAGCTAAAAACAGCTGTCATAACAACTAGCGGAAATAAAAACTTAAGCGTTCTAAAAGAGCTATCAAGCAAGAGCGAAAATTTCAGTCTTTTTGTAGATAGCAAAAGCGTGGCAAAGCTAATGAATGAAGCCAAAATGCTCATCATAACAGCAAGCTCGCTAGTAAATGAAGTTTACGTTTTGGGAGCTAAATTTAAAGCCATTTGCGTAGCTGATAATCAAAAAGAGATCTTTGCTTGGCTAAAAGAAAATGGATATGAGGCTTACTGGGGAGATGAGATTTGCTTGAGCTTATAA
- the dcd gene encoding dCTP deaminase: MGLKSDSWIRKMSVEKNMIVPFAEEQVGRGVVSYGVSSYGYDIRVGDEFKIFTNIGGTVVDPKNFDEKNVVDFKGDVCIVPPNSFALARTIEYFNMPDNVLAICLGKSTYARCGIIVNVTPFEPGFKGHITIEISNTTPLPAKIYANEGIAQVLFIEGDEPCEVTYADKNGKYQAQEGITLPRILK; encoded by the coding sequence ATGGGTTTAAAGTCAGATTCTTGGATAAGAAAAATGTCGGTTGAGAAAAATATGATAGTGCCATTTGCCGAGGAGCAGGTCGGACGCGGCGTGGTTAGTTACGGCGTTTCTAGCTACGGCTACGATATCCGCGTTGGTGATGAGTTTAAAATTTTTACAAACATCGGCGGAACCGTAGTTGATCCTAAAAATTTTGATGAAAAGAACGTGGTCGATTTTAAGGGCGATGTCTGCATCGTGCCGCCAAATTCATTCGCTCTAGCGCGCACGATCGAGTATTTTAACATGCCTGATAACGTGCTAGCGATCTGCCTTGGCAAAAGCACCTACGCAAGGTGCGGCATCATCGTAAACGTAACGCCTTTTGAGCCTGGATTCAAGGGGCACATCACGATAGAAATTTCAAACACGACGCCACTTCCTGCAAAAATTTATGCGAACGAAGGCATCGCACAGGTGCTATTTATCGAGGGTGACGAGCCTTGCGAGGTAACTTATGCTGATAAAAATGGCAAATACCAAGCCCAAGAAGGCATCACTTTGCCAAGAATTTTGAAGTGA
- a CDS encoding DUF3737 family protein: protein MQEKNAEIFTGERAMFGAKSVNFTNCIFEDGESPLKHSSNLKLNECVFAYKYPLWYANDITLNGGYLEPLARAGMWYSTNLSFKDMVINAPKSFRKSSQILLENVNFSDAAETLWGCEDVKIKNVFAKGDYFGANSENLEIDGLNLDGNYCFDGCKNVHITNSKLISKDAFWNCENVVAQNCLISGEYLAWNSKNVTLINCTIKSLQALCYVENLVVKDCIFMDTSLAFEYSSVDVSTSGAIKSIKNPKSGVIRAAKIDEIIIDENLVDTKGIKIIITEK, encoded by the coding sequence ATGCAAGAGAAAAATGCAGAAATTTTTACTGGCGAGCGTGCGATGTTTGGGGCAAAAAGTGTAAATTTTACAAACTGCATCTTTGAAGATGGCGAATCGCCGCTAAAGCACAGCTCAAATTTAAAGCTAAATGAGTGCGTTTTTGCCTACAAATACCCACTTTGGTATGCAAATGATATCACGCTAAATGGCGGATACTTGGAGCCTCTAGCAAGGGCTGGCATGTGGTACAGCACAAATTTAAGCTTTAAGGATATGGTCATAAATGCTCCAAAAAGCTTTAGAAAAAGCTCGCAAATTTTACTAGAAAATGTAAATTTTTCAGACGCTGCCGAAACACTTTGGGGGTGTGAGGATGTGAAGATAAAAAATGTTTTTGCAAAAGGCGATTACTTTGGGGCAAATAGCGAAAATTTAGAGATTGATGGGCTAAATTTAGACGGAAACTACTGCTTTGATGGTTGTAAAAATGTCCATATCACAAACTCAAAGCTCATTTCAAAAGATGCTTTTTGGAACTGCGAAAATGTGGTAGCGCAAAACTGCCTCATCTCAGGCGAATATCTAGCTTGGAACTCAAAAAATGTGACGCTCATAAACTGCACGATAAAGAGTTTGCAAGCCCTTTGCTACGTGGAAAATTTGGTCGTAAAAGATTGCATTTTTATGGATACGAGTCTTGCGTTTGAATATTCAAGTGTCGATGTAAGCACAAGCGGAGCGATAAAAAGTATAAAAAATCCAAAAAGTGGCGTGATAAGGGCAGCAAAGATAGATGAGATCATCATCGATGAAAATTTAGTGGATACTAAAGGCATTAAGATAATTATTACTGAAAAATAA
- the pseB gene encoding UDP-N-acetylglucosamine 4,6-dehydratase (inverting), producing MFNDKSILITGGTGSFGKKYTEILLKKYKPKRLVIYSRDELKQYEMAQVFKDKAMRFFIGDVRDYKRLRTAMNGIDYVIHAAAMKHVPIAEYNPMECIKTNIDGAQNVIDASLECGVSKVIALSTDKACNPVNLYGATKLASDKLFVAANNIVGDKKTRFSVVRYGNVVGSRGSVVPLFKKLIAQGEKELPITHEKMTRFWITLEQGVNFVLKNFERMKGGEIFIPKIPSMTMMDLAKALAPELGVKIIGIRPGEKMHEMMISRDDAHLTYEFDDYYVISPSIQFLTAQDFSTNALHQKGKPVSEDFEYSSNTNKIWLDRAGLLEMIGDAK from the coding sequence ATGTTTAATGATAAATCAATACTAATCACTGGCGGAACAGGAAGTTTTGGTAAAAAATACACCGAAATTTTATTAAAAAAATATAAGCCAAAAAGGCTAGTTATCTACTCACGCGACGAGCTAAAGCAATACGAAATGGCTCAAGTCTTTAAAGACAAAGCGATGCGTTTTTTCATCGGCGACGTGAGGGACTATAAGCGCTTAAGAACCGCAATGAACGGCATAGACTATGTCATCCACGCAGCTGCGATGAAACACGTACCAATCGCAGAATATAACCCAATGGAGTGCATCAAAACAAACATTGACGGCGCTCAAAACGTCATCGACGCCTCTTTGGAGTGTGGCGTTAGTAAGGTGATCGCTCTCTCAACCGACAAAGCTTGCAACCCTGTAAATTTATATGGAGCTACAAAGCTAGCAAGCGATAAGCTCTTTGTCGCTGCAAATAACATCGTTGGAGATAAAAAGACAAGATTTAGCGTCGTAAGATATGGAAACGTCGTTGGTTCTCGTGGATCAGTCGTGCCGCTCTTTAAAAAGCTAATCGCACAAGGAGAAAAAGAGCTTCCTATCACGCATGAGAAGATGACTAGGTTTTGGATCACGCTTGAGCAAGGTGTAAATTTCGTCCTTAAAAATTTTGAGAGAATGAAAGGTGGCGAAATTTTCATACCAAAGATCCCGTCAATGACGATGATGGATCTTGCAAAAGCCCTTGCGCCAGAGCTTGGCGTCAAGATCATAGGCATTCGCCCAGGAGAAAAGATGCATGAGATGATGATCTCAAGAGACGACGCACATCTTACATACGAATTTGATGATTACTACGTTATTAGTCCGTCTATCCAGTTTTTAACAGCCCAAGACTTCTCGACAAATGCTCTTCATCAAAAGGGCAAACCAGTGAGCGAGGACTTTGAATATAGCTCAAATACAAATAAAATTTGGCTCGATAGAGCAGGCCTTCTTGAGATGATAGGAGATGCTAAATGA
- a CDS encoding acetyl-CoA carboxylase biotin carboxylase subunit produces the protein MELKRILIANRGEIALRALRTIKEMGKEAVVVYSTADKDALYVKYADVAICIGKERSSDSYLNIPAIISAAEISEADAIFPGYGFLSENQNFVEICSHHKIKFIGPSVAAMALMSDKSKAKQVMQRAGVPVIPGSDGAVADTKAAKELAKKIGYPVILKAAAGGGGRGMRVVEREEDLEKAFWSAESEAMSAFGDGTMYMEKYILNPRHIEVQVIGDSHGNVLHIGERDCSMQRRHQKLIEESPAILLDEKTRERLHETAIKAAKAIGYEGAGTFEFLVDKNLDFYFIEMNTRLQVEHTVSEMVSGLDIIELMIKVAEGEALPSQESIELKGHAIECRITAEDPNTFTPCPGKITKYVCPGGRNVRMDSHIYQDYSIPPYYDSMIGKLVVWDTDRNRAIHKMKVALDQLIINGIKTTKDFHIAMMENKDFLSNNYDTNYLSRH, from the coding sequence ATGGAATTAAAAAGAATTTTAATCGCGAACCGAGGCGAAATCGCTCTTCGTGCTTTGCGAACGATAAAGGAGATGGGTAAAGAAGCCGTTGTAGTCTATTCAACAGCTGATAAAGACGCACTTTACGTAAAATATGCTGATGTAGCCATTTGTATCGGTAAAGAACGCTCAAGTGATAGCTATCTAAATATCCCAGCTATCATAAGTGCCGCTGAGATCAGCGAAGCAGACGCTATTTTCCCTGGATATGGCTTTTTAAGTGAAAATCAAAATTTTGTTGAAATTTGCTCACATCACAAGATCAAATTTATAGGACCAAGTGTCGCTGCGATGGCTTTGATGAGCGATAAAAGTAAGGCAAAGCAAGTCATGCAAAGAGCTGGCGTGCCAGTCATCCCTGGCTCAGACGGTGCTGTGGCTGATACAAAAGCTGCAAAAGAGCTAGCTAAAAAGATAGGCTATCCAGTCATCTTAAAAGCTGCTGCAGGTGGCGGCGGACGCGGCATGCGCGTGGTTGAACGTGAAGAGGATTTAGAAAAAGCGTTTTGGTCGGCTGAAAGTGAAGCTATGAGCGCATTTGGCGATGGCACAATGTATATGGAAAAATATATCCTAAACCCACGCCACATCGAAGTTCAAGTAATTGGCGATAGCCATGGCAATGTGCTTCATATCGGCGAGCGTGACTGCTCTATGCAGCGTCGCCACCAAAAACTAATCGAAGAGAGCCCAGCTATTTTGCTTGACGAAAAGACAAGAGAGAGACTTCACGAAACAGCCATAAAAGCGGCAAAAGCGATTGGCTACGAGGGAGCTGGTACGTTTGAGTTTTTGGTTGATAAAAATTTAGACTTTTACTTCATCGAGATGAACACAAGACTTCAAGTTGAGCACACAGTGAGCGAAATGGTAAGCGGTCTTGATATCATCGAGCTTATGATAAAAGTGGCTGAAGGCGAGGCGCTACCATCACAAGAGAGCATCGAGCTAAAAGGTCATGCGATCGAGTGCAGGATAACAGCTGAGGATCCAAATACATTTACGCCGTGTCCTGGTAAGATCACAAAATATGTCTGCCCAGGTGGCCGCAATGTAAGAATGGATAGCCATATCTATCAAGACTACTCGATACCGCCGTATTACGATAGTATGATCGGCAAACTCGTGGTTTGGGACACTGATAGAAATAGGGCGATCCATAAGATGAAAGTAGCTCTTGATCAGCTCATAATAAATGGCATCAAAACAACAAAAGATTTTCACATCGCTATGATGGAAAATAAAGACTTTTTAAGCAATAACTACGATACAAATTATCTTTCAAGACACTAA
- the pseI gene encoding pseudaminic acid synthase — protein MKIGNFDTDKKVFIIAELSANHSGSLKTAVDTIKAAKRAGTDAIKLQTYTPDSLTLNSHLDDFVIKGGLWDKRNLYELYQEALTPKEWHAELFKVAKEEGLVCFSSPFCKDDANFLEQFNPPAYKIASFEVTDYDFVEFIAKKGKPIIISTGIAYEEEIRDVVQICKNVGNSDIALLKCTSSYPAPLNSMNLQTIADMKEKFGVEVGFSDHTLGVTAPVVAVSLGARIIEKHFILDKSVKSVDSAFSLDESEFTLMTKCVREAEELLGKVSYELDEKAALNRRFSRSLYASKDIKKGEIFSELNIRSVRPGYGLHPKFLKELIGKKAKRDIKFSERLTKEDLI, from the coding sequence ATGAAAATAGGAAATTTTGATACAGACAAAAAGGTCTTTATAATAGCAGAGCTCTCCGCCAATCACAGTGGCAGCCTAAAAACGGCGGTAGATACGATAAAGGCAGCTAAGCGCGCTGGAACTGACGCGATAAAGCTTCAGACATATACGCCTGATAGTTTGACTCTAAATTCGCACCTGGACGACTTTGTCATAAAAGGCGGACTTTGGGACAAGAGAAATTTATACGAGCTTTATCAAGAGGCGCTAACGCCAAAAGAGTGGCACGCCGAACTTTTTAAAGTAGCAAAAGAAGAAGGACTTGTCTGCTTTTCAAGCCCATTTTGTAAGGACGACGCCAACTTTTTAGAGCAGTTTAACCCGCCAGCTTACAAGATCGCAAGTTTTGAGGTAACGGACTATGATTTTGTAGAGTTTATAGCTAAAAAAGGCAAGCCTATTATCATCTCAACCGGCATAGCTTATGAAGAAGAGATAAGAGATGTGGTGCAAATTTGCAAAAATGTAGGCAATAGCGACATCGCTCTTTTAAAATGCACTTCAAGTTACCCAGCGCCGCTAAATAGCATGAATTTGCAAACTATAGCTGATATGAAAGAGAAATTTGGCGTTGAGGTCGGCTTTTCAGATCATACTTTAGGTGTGACAGCCCCAGTTGTTGCGGTTAGCTTGGGTGCTAGGATAATTGAAAAGCATTTTATACTTGATAAAAGCGTAAAAAGTGTTGATAGCGCATTTAGCCTTGATGAGAGCGAATTTACTCTTATGACAAAATGCGTTAGAGAGGCTGAGGAGCTTTTGGGTAAAGTAAGCTACGAGCTAGATGAAAAAGCGGCTTTAAACAGGAGATTTTCACGCTCACTTTATGCAAGCAAAGATATAAAAAAAGGTGAAATTTTTAGCGAGCTAAATATAAGGAGCGTGCGCCCAGGATATGGCTTGCACCCTAAATTTCTAAAAGAGCTGATCGGCAAAAAAGCAAAAAGAGATATAAAATTTAGCGAGAGATTAACAAAGGAGGATTTGATATGA
- the pseC gene encoding UDP-4-amino-4,6-dideoxy-N-acetyl-beta-L-altrosamine transaminase, whose translation MIPYSRQQITEEDIKAVTDALRDDILTGGQKVSQFEEELAKYVGVKHFVVMNSATSALHVAYLSLGVKDGDEVITTPITFAATANAALMAGAQVKFCDVKANGNIDEEKIPALITPKTKVITAVDYGGNPVELDKIINLAKKHGIKVIDDASHALGSVQNGVKVGVKADISIFSFHPVKPITTLEGGALATNDDELARLARLYRSHGIAKTKLWDSDMSLLGYNYRITDVACALGLSQLKRLDGFIAKRNEIAKFYDEKFSGCEYFKTIEIPANTTSSRHLYPVLLDEKFWDKKEQIFEALLQKGVGVQVHYKPTYKFSFYKELLGEISLPNAEKFYSAELSIPCHHGMSVDDAKFVASTLFDVLKSFSE comes from the coding sequence ATGATCCCTTACAGCCGTCAGCAGATCACAGAAGAGGATATAAAGGCAGTCACAGATGCCTTAAGAGACGACATCTTAACAGGTGGCCAAAAGGTTAGTCAATTTGAAGAGGAGCTGGCAAAGTATGTTGGCGTAAAGCATTTTGTCGTCATGAACTCAGCCACTTCGGCTCTTCACGTAGCCTATCTTAGCCTTGGCGTAAAAGACGGCGATGAAGTGATTACGACGCCTATCACCTTTGCAGCCACTGCAAATGCGGCTTTGATGGCTGGAGCGCAGGTCAAATTTTGCGACGTAAAAGCAAATGGCAACATCGATGAAGAGAAAATTCCAGCTCTAATCACTCCAAAGACAAAGGTGATAACTGCGGTTGATTACGGTGGCAATCCAGTGGAGCTAGATAAGATCATAAATTTAGCCAAAAAACACGGCATAAAAGTGATAGACGACGCCTCTCACGCCCTTGGTAGCGTGCAAAATGGCGTAAAAGTGGGCGTTAAGGCTGATATTAGCATATTTAGCTTTCACCCAGTAAAGCCTATCACCACGCTTGAAGGCGGCGCACTTGCTACAAATGACGATGAGCTAGCAAGGCTAGCAAGGCTATATAGAAGCCACGGCATCGCTAAAACAAAGCTTTGGGATAGCGACATGAGCCTGCTTGGATACAACTATAGGATCACAGACGTAGCCTGCGCTTTGGGGCTTAGTCAGCTAAAAAGGCTGGATGGCTTTATTGCCAAAAGAAATGAGATAGCTAAATTTTATGATGAGAAATTTAGCGGGTGTGAATATTTTAAAACTATAGAAATCCCAGCAAATACAACTAGCTCAAGGCACCTATATCCAGTGCTTTTGGATGAGAAATTTTGGGATAAAAAAGAGCAAATTTTTGAAGCGCTCTTGCAAAAAGGCGTTGGCGTGCAGGTGCATTATAAGCCAACATATAAATTTAGCTTTTACAAAGAGCTACTTGGCGAAATTTCACTACCAAATGCGGAGAAATTTTATAGCGCTGAGCTTAGCATACCATGCCACCATGGCATGAGCGTGGATGATGCTAAATTTGTTGCAAGCACGCTATTTGATGTGCTAAAAAGTTTTAGCGAGTAA
- a CDS encoding MATE family efflux transporter — protein MVNKIKDQNTKFFSNADLAKLFFPIAVEQFLEYSLGLANSLMAASVSESAVSAISLVEFVMALFISIFTAIATGGSVVASQYLGNKQSGNAKITANQLVWFSFIFALFIAAVIIVLKDIILDYVFGDIGEQVRHDASHYLVFSAISAPFLAVYAAAAAIFRTMSNAKLPMYIMAAANLLNVLLTAISIYTFHTGILGIAISTLIAKVLACFVIVYLLLDVRLKLHIRKSFVYKFDYEIIKKILNIGVPYGFENSMFYVGRIIVLSLVSLFGTASIAANAVGGTIVMFQVLPGMAIGTGLSVVISRCVGANDFAQAKFYVRKSMISIYIVQLFSTAVILLLLEPLLRVYNLSSEAINLTRQIVWYHGIAMCLIWPLAYTYPTVFRAAGDAKYPMIVNLVCMFACRVILAYVFALTFDLGMIGTWFAMFADWAVKAVLFTIRYLKGTWMKFKAI, from the coding sequence ATGGTAAACAAAATCAAAGATCAAAATACAAAATTTTTCTCAAATGCTGACCTTGCGAAGCTATTTTTCCCTATTGCAGTTGAGCAGTTTTTAGAGTATAGCTTAGGGCTTGCAAACTCGCTAATGGCAGCAAGTGTTAGTGAAAGCGCTGTAAGTGCGATTAGTCTTGTGGAATTTGTCATGGCACTTTTTATCAGCATTTTTACAGCCATCGCTACTGGCGGCTCAGTGGTTGCTAGCCAGTATCTTGGTAATAAACAAAGTGGCAATGCCAAAATCACAGCAAATCAGCTCGTATGGTTTAGTTTTATCTTTGCCCTTTTTATCGCAGCGGTCATCATAGTTTTAAAAGATATTATCCTAGATTATGTCTTTGGCGATATTGGCGAGCAAGTAAGGCATGATGCTAGCCACTATCTTGTTTTCTCGGCCATTTCCGCGCCATTTTTGGCTGTCTATGCAGCAGCTGCGGCGATCTTTCGTACGATGTCAAATGCCAAGCTTCCTATGTATATTATGGCGGCTGCAAATTTATTAAATGTACTTCTAACTGCCATTAGTATTTATACATTTCATACTGGCATTTTAGGTATAGCTATTAGTACGCTTATAGCCAAGGTGCTCGCTTGCTTTGTCATAGTCTATCTACTCCTTGATGTAAGGCTAAAACTTCACATAAGAAAGAGTTTTGTCTATAAATTTGACTACGAGATTATCAAGAAAATTTTAAATATCGGAGTGCCTTATGGCTTTGAAAATTCGATGTTTTATGTGGGTCGCATCATTGTTTTGAGTCTTGTTTCACTCTTTGGTACGGCAAGTATCGCTGCAAATGCCGTGGGAGGAACGATCGTGATGTTTCAAGTACTCCCTGGCATGGCGATAGGCACAGGACTTAGTGTAGTTATCTCAAGGTGCGTTGGCGCAAACGACTTTGCTCAGGCTAAATTTTACGTAAGAAAGTCGATGATAAGCATCTATATTGTCCAGCTTTTTAGCACAGCAGTAATTTTGCTTTTACTTGAGCCACTGCTTAGGGTTTATAATCTCTCAAGCGAAGCCATAAATTTAACAAGGCAGATCGTCTGGTATCACGGTATCGCTATGTGTCTTATTTGGCCACTTGCCTACACATATCCAACCGTTTTTCGTGCTGCAGGGGACGCTAAATATCCGATGATTGTAAATTTAGTTTGTATGTTTGCTTGTAGAGTCATCTTGGCCTATGTCTTTGCGCTCACATTTGATCTTGGTATGATAGGTACTTGGTTTGCAATGTTTGCTGACTGGGCTGTAAAGGCGGTGCTTTTTACGATTAGATACTTAAAAGGCACATGGATGAAATTTAAAGCTATTTAA
- the pseH gene encoding UDP-4-amino-4,6-dideoxy-N-acetyl-beta-L-altrosamine N-acetyltransferase — MLELINFTSLNDEQKLMVLKWRNDERIAKFMKNKSVGKEEHFAFLERLKSIQDKIYFLVKDESKFIGVISFVDITKESCEFGVYKNPELKGVGKKLLDLIKDYAFFTLKVGSLKAKTYNNNEKALALYKNFGFRIYAKDGEFSYLELKNKTD; from the coding sequence TTGCTTGAGCTTATAAATTTTACCTCGCTTAATGACGAGCAAAAGTTGATGGTCTTAAAGTGGCGAAACGACGAGCGCATAGCTAAATTTATGAAAAATAAAAGCGTTGGCAAAGAGGAGCATTTTGCTTTTTTAGAGAGATTAAAGAGCATTCAAGATAAGATTTATTTTCTAGTAAAAGACGAGAGCAAATTTATCGGAGTAATAAGCTTTGTTGATATCACGAAAGAAAGTTGCGAATTTGGCGTTTATAAAAACCCAGAGTTAAAAGGTGTGGGCAAAAAGCTGCTTGATCTCATAAAAGACTACGCTTTTTTTACATTAAAGGTTGGCTCGCTAAAGGCAAAAACTTATAATAACAACGAAAAAGCGCTCGCACTTTATAAAAATTTTGGCTTTAGGATCTATGCAAAAGATGGTGAATTTAGCTATCTTGAGCTTAAAAATAAAACGGACTAA